From the Winogradskyella forsetii genome, the window CGACTAATAAGTCTGTTGAAACAACAATTTGTTTTTTACCAAAACTTAATACAGCAGCATCATCTCCAATACCTTTTACAGTAGATTTTTGGGTCACTTTAAAGTGATCCGTCAAATGTTCTATAAGTTTAAATTCTCCTAATTCACTTAAAGGCGTTCGCTGTGGGTTTTTATCTTCAATCATAATGCAAAAATATTGTGCTTTTTTTGAATAGAATTACTTCTAAGGTAATTTATTATAAAAAGATCAAGTATTTCGTTGCCCGCATTTGCCCATATGCCTATATTTCAAACCAATTTTTTTCTATTAGAATCTAAATATTTTATGTATTTCATCGAAATATCAAGCATTTTGACCAAAACTTACTTTGGTTTTATATAAATTGTAATCCCCTAATCTTTATAACTAATGAAACCTACTTCTACAGAAACACTCCCTTGTGCCATTTTTGGGCACAATTATGTAAGATCAAAAACCAATTTGGATCATACGATAGAGATGACGTGCTCACATTGCGATACCGTAGTGGTCACTGACCGTCATGGAAATTTTGAAAATCACACTGTACCCAACAGTCAAGTAACAGACACCTTACAAGAATTATATAGACTTACAAGACGTATTCCTAAAACCAAAGTGGCTATATAATTCCTATTCCACATTGACTTTTACTTGATTTAAGTACCATAGCCAAATCTTATCAAATCATATGCTAATATAATGTTAGTACCTATGGTTTAACCTCTGTTATATCGTATATTTGCATTCTATTTAGAACTAATCTAGTTAAACGATATGATTAAAGTCTCTGATCACGCAAAAAAGAAAGTCATGGAGCTCATGACTGACGATGGCTACAATCCAAGCACAGACTACGTGAGAGTTGGTGTGAAAAGTGGTGGCTGTTCTGGTTTGTCCTATGATTTAAAGTTTGACAAATCGCAAGCTGAAGATGACAAAGTCTTTGAAGATAATGACGTTAAAATCATTGTCGATAAAAAGAGTTTTCTCTACCTCATAGGTACAACCTTGGAATATTCTGGTGGATTGAACGGAACTGGCTTTGTCTTTAATAACCCAAATGCGAATCGCACTTGCGGTTGTGGTGAATCTTTTTCATTATAAAAAAACGAAAACACACATGTCAAAATATACTGAAGACGACCTTAGAGAGGAATTAAAAACCAAAGAATACGAATACGGTTTTTATACAAATATTGAATCTGACACTTTCCCTATTGGTCTAAATGAAGAGATTGTTATAGCTATTTCCAAGAAAAAAGAAGAACCGGAATGGATGACGGCTTGGCGATTGGAAGCGTTTAAAGTTTGGAAGGAAATGACAGAGCCGGATTGGGCCAATGTCCATTATGAAAAACCAGATTTTCAAGCGATTTCCTATTATTCTGCACCAAACAATAAACCAAAATACGATAGTATTGATGAAGTGGACCCAGAATTATTGGCGACTTTTGAAAAACTAGGAATCTCATTAGATGAGCAAAAGAAATTAGCTGGAGTTGCTATGGATGTCGTTGTTGATTCTGTTTCAGTAGCAACGACTTTCAAAAAGACTTTAGGCGAAAAAGGAATCATCTTTATGAGTATTTCTGAAGCTATAAAGGAGCATCCTGAGTTAGTAAGAAAGCACCTTGGAACTGTAGTTCCCCAAAAGGATAATTTTTATGCAGCGTTGAATTCAGCAGTTTTCAGTGATGGTTCATTCTGTTACATTCCAAAAGGTGTGCGTTGTCCAATGGAGTTATCCACCTATTTTAGAATTAACCAAGCAGGAACAGGCCAATTTGAAAGAACTTTGGTAGTTGCTGATGAAGGTAGTTATGTATCGTATTTAGAAGGATGTACCGCACCTAGCAGAGATGAAAATCAATTACATGCTGCTGTCGTAGAATTAATTGCCTTAGATGATGCCGAAATAAAATATTCAACCGTACAAAACTGGTACCCAGGAAACGCTGAAGGAAAAGGTGGTGTTTTCAATTTTGTTACTAAAAGAGGGCTTTGTGAGAAAAACGCAAAAATTTCTTGGACACAGGTAGAAACGGGTTCTGCGGTCACTTGGAAATACCCTTCTTGTGTACTAAAAGGCGACAATTCCGTGGGCGAATTTTATTCCATTGCTGTAACTAACAATTACCAGCAAGCCGATACAGGTACAAAAATGGTTCACTTAGGAAAAAACACTAAATCAACTATTATCTCAAAAGGAATTTCTGCAGGTCACTCACAAAACTCATATCGTGGTTTGGTACAAATCAATTCCAGAGCGGAAAATGCACGTAATTTTTCACAATGTGATAGTTTACTGATGGGAAATGAATGTGGTGCACACACGTTTCCTTATATAGAAGCGAAAAATAAAAGTGCTATGATTGAGCACGAAGCGACCACAAGTAAAATTGGTGAAGACCAAATTTTCTATTGTAACCAAAGAGGTATCGATACCGAAAAAGCCATTGCTTTAATCGTCAATGGATTCAGTAAGGAAGTCCTCAATAAACTACCAATGGAATTTGCTGTGGAAGCACAAAAATTATTGGAAATTAGCCTTGAGGGCTCAGTAGGATAAAAATCAATAATAATATTCCTTCTTAGAGAAGGTAAGAATGTGATACTGAAATAAATTCAGCATAATATGAAAAAAACACTATTAATATTATCACTTGCACTAGCATTTGTAGCCTGCAAAGATTCCAAAAAAGGAGTGAAAGACGGTTACAACGATACGACAGAAGTCGCAGAAGCTCCAAAAAAGGAAGGTGTAAAATTATATACACTAGATGGAGGAACAGTTCAAGTTAATAAATTAGAGGTTTTCTCTCAAGACACCACGTATCAAGGGCAATCAAAAACTTTTGCGGATGCTTTTTATATCATTGAACATCCAAATGGCAGAATGCTATGGGATGCTGGTTTAGCGGAAGGATTGGTTGGTCAAGAACCATTTTCAACACCAGA encodes:
- the sufB gene encoding Fe-S cluster assembly protein SufB translates to MSKYTEDDLREELKTKEYEYGFYTNIESDTFPIGLNEEIVIAISKKKEEPEWMTAWRLEAFKVWKEMTEPDWANVHYEKPDFQAISYYSAPNNKPKYDSIDEVDPELLATFEKLGISLDEQKKLAGVAMDVVVDSVSVATTFKKTLGEKGIIFMSISEAIKEHPELVRKHLGTVVPQKDNFYAALNSAVFSDGSFCYIPKGVRCPMELSTYFRINQAGTGQFERTLVVADEGSYVSYLEGCTAPSRDENQLHAAVVELIALDDAEIKYSTVQNWYPGNAEGKGGVFNFVTKRGLCEKNAKISWTQVETGSAVTWKYPSCVLKGDNSVGEFYSIAVTNNYQQADTGTKMVHLGKNTKSTIISKGISAGHSQNSYRGLVQINSRAENARNFSQCDSLLMGNECGAHTFPYIEAKNKSAMIEHEATTSKIGEDQIFYCNQRGIDTEKAIALIVNGFSKEVLNKLPMEFAVEAQKLLEISLEGSVG
- a CDS encoding HesB/IscA family protein, whose product is MIKVSDHAKKKVMELMTDDGYNPSTDYVRVGVKSGGCSGLSYDLKFDKSQAEDDKVFEDNDVKIIVDKKSFLYLIGTTLEYSGGLNGTGFVFNNPNANRTCGCGESFSL